CGATTCCCCTTGATCCTGTACTCTCGATgtgtttccatctctctcccacACTCAGTGACTGCCTTTGTGGATCATTTCATtgagttgtttatttttgtagatgTGTTTGAGAAGAGCCAGGCCTTGCTTGTGGACGAGCTGAGCCGCTGCAGCGCCCTGGGCCTCAACCTCTACAACTTCCACCCGGGCTCCTCGCTGGGCTCCATCACCACCGAGCAGTGTGTGGACAAGATAGCGGCGGCCATTAACCACGCTCACCGGCAAACCCCTGCTGTGGTTACAGGTACGTTTATTTCAGGGAGTGTGCACCTTTGAGTCACTGGAGTTCTGCAGCTGTGGCCAGACCCACTAATTCAAATCCAGTGCCACTAAAAGAACGATTAGAAGTTATTCATATCAgatgtaatttttaaaattggGCTATAATGTACAGATTTGATCCTATTCAGGGATTAAGTCTCATTAGCTCAAGTCAGCGTGTTTCAAAACCAAGCAGCAGACCATAAATTTAGTTTTTGCTGGCATGCTGCCATCATGTACCAGGGCCTTTTGATCTGGGATCGCCCCTCATGTTAACACATTACTTCTAATTATCGGATGTGACTACAGGCTTTACACTAGTGTTGCATTACTTCTGATTCACAGAGCTGTCTGCAGCTTTTTGACTCAAATACCTAAAATGCCACTGGTGATATGCCTGCAAAAACATGTAAGGTGTGGCAAAAAGTGGCCTCAGGCTGTATTTAAGGAATGAACAACAGGGGTTGAATCTATTTCCTCTGTTTATGATGTAatgtgaaggagaggaaaatatTAGTTCAGTGATTGGGTGCAtctgattgatttctttttttttcttcatttgtccATGTGGTCAGTGTTGGAGAACATGAGTGGTCAGGGCAGCACGGTGGGCGGTAAATTCTCCGAGCTGAGGAGCATCATAGACAAGGTGAGAGACCAGACCAGAGTAGGAGTGTGTCTGGACACCTGCCACGCCTTTGCAGCAGGCAAGTGACGCCCAAGATTCATGTTGTTTGCCCAGTACAGTCACCAGAAACCGATGAAGCGTGTATTTTATGTTGGAGCTTTGGAAAAACTCAAATAAATGGTGATAATGCTTTAGAGATGCAAAGTTTTCACTCAACAGCAATGAAATGCAGCCCCAAAATACTGAAAGGTACTGTAAGGGCTGGATTGGAggtgtttttgtatttcttggTGAGGCTGAAGAGTCATTTGTCTTGTTAGGATATGACCTGGCTGCAGAGGGAGGAGTGAAGGCGATGCTGGATGAGTTTGATCAGGTAGTCGGGCTTCACTATCTCAAAGCAATCCATCTCAACGACTCCAAAGGTAAAAACTGGAGGCAACCTTTTCACACCTAAAACAGTTTCTATACAAGTTTACTGAGATAACTGGGTGGTTGTGCAGGTATAAATCACTTTTTGTGCAGGTGGATGTTTTCCTACAGATTCACTTGTTTACATGCAAATAGAAGTGATTGTAGGGAAAGGTTTCATATTACATACAGTTTTTGTCCAACTCTAGTCATAAGGAAAAATCAACTCTCTCATCAAAATAGTTCAAAAGTATGATCTCAAGTCTCTTATTTGGGAACGGGATTCTCAAAAGCAAATTTTGTCCTTAGAAAATTTCTTAACTTTACCATACCTTCCACTTAAATTACATCTGTTGCAGCAagatgaagagaggaaaagagtatttctgattctgaaaacaGAACATCTAAGTTCATTAACATAATCACATATTTTAGACTTAAAGTCCCACTCTTATGCTTGTTTGCATCACGGTCATCCCTGTTTGAGAAGTAGAAGTACGAGGCCAAGAAAAGTTGGTTAAAAACTGGAAACTGTTAAGAAATTGTCCTCATGAGCCCTAAGAATATCCTGAAATCTCTTGTTGGACAGTTTCTTAAAATCCCTTTTCCAGAGCACTTTTGTGAATGTGGGCCTTGCTGTATAAATGTAAACCACCATCATCTTTACCAGTTCTGTCTTTGTGATTCCCAGGTAAGCTGGGCTGCCACCTTGACCGTCATGAAGACATCGGGAAAGGACACATCGGAATCTCGGCTTTCCGAGATGTTGTCAACGAGCCCAGACTGGACAACATCCCTCTGATCCTGGAGACACCTGGAAGGTGAAGCCTGGAGGGGCGAGGGGTCGCAGGTCATGGATAGATTTGCACTTGACTTCCAGGATGTTTTAGGACTTCCAGCTGTCCCACCAGTTTAAAGTGCAAAGTCACTGGGATAgacggaaggataaatgtgttcagcactTACAGCTCCACCATCAAACTACTGTTCCACTATCAAACCCCATCAAACTACtcttgtttattaaaaaaaaaaacagcagtgagctTCATGCGCTTCATGCAGAAACAGCTATTAgattcttttctctttgtccctTTGGTGTAAAGCATTTCAGACCAACCAGGTTAATAAATatgagtgtgcctgtgtgcactTCACTGATGTCACCCTCTGCAGGTATCAGACTACACAAAGTCAGCCCGATTTGACAGTTTCCCATAGCCAACAAATTTCCAAAGTCATGCATGAATATGAAGTCTGAGAATGACAGTCAGGCAACGTTAACCTGTGTAGCTTGACATGCTGCAAAAACTGGGATCTGTGCTCCAAAATAGCCCATGAGTTTTTTCACACTaatggacaaaaataacaaacttcTCATGTTAATGTGTTGATTGTCAATTTCCTGTGGATGCCTGTGCTGATTAGTCAGGGTCAGATGTGTTGTGTGGCCTCTCTTGTCTCTTGATCTAACATGAACATCGTTGTGATAGAAATATCATGTAGTCTGGGCCTTGGAATATAGGATTTCTGGGAGCCAACATGCAAAGATGCCAAGTGCAGCTTTCAAGTaacagttttttcttctctctgcaggCCGGGATTTGAGTATGCCGAGCAGATTGAGCTTCTGTATTCCCTCTGTGAAAACAAGTAGAAAGGTACACTTGGGTGAATTAGGAGCGGAGAGCACACACTGTCTGCAGGTCCTTTTAAAAATTCCTCACATgcctttgaatttgaatttatgaggcCTTAATTTacacagaaacattttattgaatttaattTATCCATCTTTCAGTTTCTCTTTGTAAAAATTAGTCAAGCCCTTCCACATGAAACCAAACACTTCTGATGTTACAAAATCTGGATCTAACATTTCCTTTGCACTAACATGCTGCACATACACTTATGTATTTACATGCAAACAAGAAACCAGATAATTCAATAATTCACTTTAGCATCTGTAGAGAGAAGTCCACAAAAATCTGTGGACTTAAATGTCCCAAGTTCTgtgtagtaaaaaaaaagttcttattAGATTTATTCCATCAGCGGCTGTTATCTAATAAAGGAGTCTTTTAGAAATGTAAATGTGGTCAGTAGTCGACCATATTCCTAAACATGACCTCAGCACAGAACCAAATATACAGCACGTACCTTTATATTTACCTCCTGTGCTCATATGAATAAcaaaaggtgattttttttttctaaatctgtcttaaatttggttaaaatgtaccttgaaaatgtttttaaaagcatTAAATGTAACTCTCTGGTACATGTAGATACCCTGGAACACTTCTGAAGATCTCCATCGTGTTTTTAAGGACCAAGAAGGAGGATCGATGGTGCAGCATCACCAAAAACATTCCAAGTCTGTTCAGCGTGGACCGTTTCGAAGAGCTTTGGTATCACACTAACGAGCATGTTAAAAGTTgaataaatatgtttattttattcttctgATCAGCGGTGGTGTTATTCCCCATTGATTCACGATGGGGGCCAGTAGGGGGCAgcaggaacacacaaacacatcacaaatCCAGTTTCAGAGTCTCAGAGCTGGTGCTGTCACAGgagatgaaaatatgaaaatccaATCCACACGAGGGACTGATCTCATCGTGTGCATCAAACACAATCAACCAGTGTCATTAGTGTTTGACACACACGTTTATCATGGGGGCCTAATGTCCCTGCCAGCATCACCTTTATCCAAACTCAGCTCACCCTCCTTTTAAAGCTTAAGACATATTTTTCAAAGTAATATCAAACTAATGTAAGTTAAATGATGATatggtctttcttttttttagctgGAAAAGGCATATTTCTTTTCTGCAGCTCATTTAGATTCATTGGCCAAGTGAGTACAGGTTGAGAAAATAATATGCTTGTGTTTACGTTGGTGGTGTCAGGCATTATGATGATGACGGACTGTGGCTCACAGTTTACACACCGTGTTATATAACACCGCTCGAAAAATATGTTTATCACCTGTGGTGTTTCCATAAGTGGGCCGAGACgccaggaggagggaggaaatcCTGTTTCTAATGCTGCTGCCGTGTCAGCAAGGGAACCACTCTATCATCACCGTCAGCTATGTATAGAGCGAACCACCTccccataacacacacacacacacaccatatacaCCCCAGTCATCCATATAGCACACCCTCACATTCCCCTTCTGCATCAGCACAGCTGTCGAATACCAACGCTTTTGGTGCAGCTGTTGCCTCCTGGGAGGACAGCAGTCGATCGTAACACCTTCTCTAACCCCCTgacacgtacatacacacacacacacacacacagtgaagtcCATAGGAAACCATATGCTGGCATGAGAGCCTTGGAATCCACAGCGTTCCAGTCATGTATGGAGCTGAAAATAAGACGTGAGGCAGCAGATATAGTTTGGGGGAGGTTGCAGCTGAGAAGCCGTGCCGTCTCTTTCTATGTGCTGTGATGTAGTGAGATGGCAGCCGCTGATCTATGTGGCAGCAGCCAAGTGAAGCCTACAAACACTCAGACCGTGTCCAGGTTGTGTGTGACTTGATTTTTTCTCTCAACTTTAACCAGATCCATTGTGATTGACAATAGactattttttccctttttataaATAATTGAGATCATTTCAAGTTTTTAAACTACAATTCAAAtcatcaattcaattcagtcatCTTAACCAACATTTTATATCCATTAAACACGTGCACTAATGTCAGACTATCCTTTTctgtatgaaatgtgaaaacaacaattacttaaacatttatttcaaaaataattctgtcacagcagcacaacCTTAGGTCTcctgctcttttttgtttttagggaTCATGAGTGGTTCATTttaaaagcatttcatatcGATTTAGGCTGACGTCAGAACAATTCGATCTGCTCATCTCCGGCAGCAGATCGGTGCAGCTGAATTAGCACAATTGATAATCGATGCAATGAGTGAATCGTTAGACCCGTAGACTTCATTTAAAAGGGATCGGTGAAAGGAGGCGGTCAGGGAGAAATGACAGGAAACTCCCAGCACCTCAGTTTTGCAGTCATGGGGATTCCCACAGTCTTTGCTTTAAAGTTTAAGACTGAAAGAAGACAATATGCATGCTGGTTGTTGACAAGCCTGCATGGGGAGAAGGCAGCTAAGTGAGTCGTAAGCTTTAAAAACCTCCTCTCTACTTATTCAAGTCTGAGTTTTCTACACGTTTCTGCAGCTCATATCTCCCCCAGGGCTTCTTTATCTTGAAAGTCTGCAGGAATATTTTGTTCACTTGTGCTATCAGGCCACTTTTCACCTTGTACTCCTTAGTCTTGTTTGCTCGCAAGGTTGGTGATGCAGGAATTTAAGTTTAATCTACCATTTTGCTCAGCTATCATCACGGATAAGAGCTGAAGCTAAAGGCCTTGAACCTAAACGTCCTACAAGCGCGGAGCCTCAGACTGCTCGCCATCCAGCGGGGTGtcaacacagacaggaagtggaggtgcCTGGCCCAGGAATGCCTCCGCTCTTTGTCCCCGCCCACAGGAAATGCCTGTCCAGCCTGCACTGATGAAAAAGAAGTATGCTGCTGGTGGAGGCTGACTCTGAGGCCCGGtgatggatggaggagaggatggacGTGCAGATGGgtagatgaagaagaagagggagaagaaagaggaggagggggaggctgGTTCTGGTGCTGCCTGCTCCGTTTAGATAAACAAACCTGTGACGGTTTTCAGAGACGTTCTGGTGATCTGGTCGGGTCAAGGGGGCTGCAACCCGGCGAGGACACAGACTAAAcaatgcccacacacacatacacactcttgtATTGTAAATGAGTCATTCTCTAGAGGAGGCATGTGTAGGAAAAGACATGGATAAGGATAGGGATATTGTCTCATTCCGCTCTCATGCCTTTCCATTCTCTAATTAACTTAAGATGTGTGGTATTAGCGGGCTATGTGCATAATATCCGCACACGTCTTGCGAGTGCACGTCCAGccattcctcctcttccctctctgtcatTACATTATACAGTGaatattttccactgctgcccAAAGCCACTGATCTAATTATACGACTTTGTAAATACTTCCAGATAACTTTGGTTTAGACTGTTGCAGGGCCTTTCCAGACTCATATGTAAAAGCTTTGAGAATAGCCAAGAGATGATCAGTCGCTGGCTTCAGTTTCCATCTGTGtagtactgtgtgtgtggggggggagagagagagagctatgaACATCTGAGAGTTATATGGCAAACAAACTGAAGCTGGAAAGAACTTGCAAAAATTTTAAAACGgacattgttttcctttttgttggACCTGAATGGCTCAAATGGCTGAGCATggcactaacactgccagggttaaGGGGTTCtttccattcaaaaaaaaaaaaaaaaaaaatgcattcagctTGCATTTGTGGTAAAATGCTGTGGATAAAAGCACACCCTCTAAAAGGCATAAGTCTGCTGTTATTGGTGATTGCATTCTGTTGCATTGGGAAGTCTTAAATTTATTCAGAAAGAGACACTGCATACTTAATTAGTCTTTTTAGGTGAATTCCACAACATGTCCATCAAATATAGTCAAATTTATACAGTAGTGcaattgttttctttcattttaatgttgtttctATCAAGCACACAGTCAAGTGTttggacatgcacatgcaagcaACATTTTTGAGTTGGGTTTTCAATACTTCAGTCTCCTTCTTCATCCtcat
This genomic interval from Myripristis murdjan chromosome 19, fMyrMur1.1, whole genome shotgun sequence contains the following:
- the LOC115377487 gene encoding uncharacterized protein LOC115377487, yielding MAPKKRGTRKRKTEETLEGDKEEEGAGDRGEEREIKRGDRGNKKYIGAHVGIQGGIWKAVASCTEMGGRSFALFLGSQRSWKRPALDQAAAAKFQEQCTLQGFDPAHILPHGSYLMNCGSPKEDVFEKSQALLVDELSRCSALGLNLYNFHPGSSLGSITTEQCVDKIAAAINHAHRQTPAVVTVLENMSGQGSTVGGKFSELRSIIDKVRDQTRVGVCLDTCHAFAAGYDLAAEGGVKAMLDEFDQVVGLHYLKAIHLNDSKGKLGCHLDRHEDIGKGHIGISAFRDVVNEPRLDNIPLILETPGRPGFEYAEQIELLYSLCENK